A genome region from Methanobrevibacter sp. includes the following:
- a CDS encoding site-specific DNA-methyltransferase translates to MVRKTESSSFGSVLRESHNSKKFYSAKLFDQFKIPKNIEFKENKIENSDLNKIYCKSSEDMSEIPDDSVHLMVTSPPYNVGKEYDEDLSLDEYLRLLSSVFGQCYKKLVTGGRACINIANIGRKPYIPLHAMLIEIMLDLGFLMRGEIIWDKSASAGGSCAWGSWMSASNPVLRDYHEYILVFSKGSYSKNKAQEKRDTIAKDDFIQWTKSIWTFPAVNAKKIGHPAPFPIELPHRLINLYSYEGDVVLDPFCGSGTTCIAALQNNRNYVAYEINQDYVDLAQKRIDNHKFI, encoded by the coding sequence GTGGTAAGAAAAACGGAAAGTTCATCATTCGGTTCTGTGTTGAGGGAATCTCACAATTCCAAAAAATTTTACAGTGCAAAACTATTCGATCAATTCAAAATCCCGAAAAACATAGAGTTCAAGGAAAATAAAATAGAAAATAGTGACTTAAATAAAATTTACTGCAAATCCAGTGAGGACATGAGTGAAATACCTGATGACAGTGTTCATCTCATGGTTACCTCACCTCCGTATAATGTCGGAAAGGAATATGATGAGGACTTGTCACTGGACGAGTATCTCAGACTTCTGAGTTCTGTTTTTGGCCAGTGCTATAAGAAACTGGTCACAGGAGGGCGTGCCTGCATTAACATTGCAAACATCGGCAGAAAGCCATACATTCCTCTTCATGCAATGCTTATTGAAATAATGCTTGATTTGGGATTTTTGATGAGAGGTGAAATAATCTGGGACAAGTCAGCAAGTGCAGGAGGATCATGCGCATGGGGAAGCTGGATGTCAGCATCCAATCCTGTATTAAGGGATTACCATGAATATATTCTGGTTTTTTCCAAGGGTTCATATTCAAAAAACAAGGCTCAGGAAAAGCGCGATACAATTGCCAAGGATGATTTTATTCAGTGGACAAAAAGCATATGGACATTTCCTGCAGTCAATGCCAAAAAAATAGGCCATCCTGCACCATTTCCAATCGAATTGCCGCACCGTTTAATAAATCTTTACAGCTATGAGGGAGATGTTGTTTTAGACCCATTTTGCGGAAGCGGAACAACATGCATTGCAGCTTTACAGAATAACAGAAATTATGTCGCTTATGAAATTAATCAGGACTATGTGGATTTGGCTCAAAAAAGAATTGATAATCATAAATTTATTTAA
- the tpiA gene encoding triose-phosphate isomerase, whose product MDTPIVILNYKTYLESSGIKALELAHALESAANESGITMVAAPQAADIYRISQEASLPVFAQHIDPISPGGHTGSNLIDTLIEAGVSGSLINHSEQRMKLADIDEVIKLCKANEIESCVCTNNIETSKAVAALNPVAVAVEPPELIGTGIPVSQAQPEVVEDTVNEVKAINKDIKVLCGAGITTGDDMKAAMDLGADGVLLASGIIKAESPKDALLDLVSKL is encoded by the coding sequence ATGGATACACCAATAGTGATATTGAATTATAAAACATATTTGGAATCAAGTGGTATAAAAGCTTTGGAACTTGCGCATGCTCTGGAAAGTGCTGCAAACGAATCAGGAATTACTATGGTTGCAGCTCCTCAGGCAGCAGACATATACAGAATCAGTCAAGAAGCTTCACTCCCTGTTTTTGCTCAACATATTGACCCTATTTCACCAGGGGGACATACCGGTTCTAACTTAATCGATACTTTAATAGAAGCAGGTGTAAGCGGTTCATTAATCAATCATTCAGAACAAAGAATGAAATTGGCAGACATTGATGAAGTCATTAAATTATGTAAGGCTAATGAAATAGAATCCTGTGTCTGTACCAACAATATTGAAACTTCAAAAGCTGTAGCAGCACTCAATCCTGTTGCAGTAGCTGTTGAACCTCCTGAATTGATAGGTACTGGAATTCCTGTATCTCAGGCACAGCCTGAAGTTGTTGAAGATACAGTCAATGAGGTCAAAGCTATCAACAAAGACATTAAGGTATTGTGCGGTGCTGGAATCACTACTGGTGATGATATGAAAGCCGCAATGGATTTGGGTGCTGATGGAGTATTGCTCGCATCAGGAATTATTAAGGCAGAAAGTCCAAAAGATGCTTTACTTGATTTGGTAAGTAAATTATAA